AACTCTCGAACCTCGGGACGGCCCCCGTGGCGCTCACGCCCGGGATGCGCATCTCCCAGCTCGTCTTCACCGAGATGAAGAGCCCGGCGACGCGGCCGTACGGCACCGAGCGGGGGTCGAAGTACCAGGACCAGACCGGGCCACAGGCGTCACGGATCGGGGGCGACGACGAGTTCCACGGGCGTCAGGGCGGCCCTTCGCGCGACCGCGACACCGTCGACGAGGAGGCGGACACCGGCCGATGAAGTTCATCGAGGAGGTCGTCGTCGAGGAGTTCCTCCCGACGTTCCGTTCGATGCTCGCCGAGGACCTGCGTGAGAGAGGCCTGACCCAGAGCGAGGTGGCCTCGGCGCTGGGCATCAGCCAGAGCGCCGTCTCGAAGTACGCCCACGGCGACGTGGCGCGCAACGAGCGGATCGCCGCCGACGAGCGCGTCCACGACCTGGTCGAACGCGTCGGCGCGGGGCTGGCTAGCGGGGACATGACCCGGGTGCAGGCGCTCGTCGAGAGCGAGGTGCTCGTCCGTCGGCTGGAGGCCGGCGACCTCCTCGCGGACCTCCACGAGGCGGCGATGCCGGAGCTCGCGGCGGTCGACCACGCCCGGATCCACGACCCCGACAGCGCCGTTCGGGCGACAGAGCGGGTCCGTTCGTCGGTCCGGAGGGGAGTCCGCAGTCTCACCAACGCCTCGGGCTTCTCGTCGCTGATCCCCAACGTCGGCGCGAACCTGGTCGAGTGTCTCCCCGAGGCGACGACCATCGACGACGTCGCCGCCGTCCCCGGTCGCATCTTCGACGTGAAGGGGCGAGCGACGGTTCCGGGCGACCCCGAGTTCGGCGTGAGCGAGTACGTCGCGTCGGTCCTCCTGGCCGCGCGCGAGCACGCGCCAGCGCGAGCCGCGGTGAACGTCCGGTACGAGCCGGGGCTCGTCGACGACCTCCGCGCGGCCGGCCATGCCTGCGTCGAGTTCGCTCCCGAGGACGACGGCGAGATCGGCGGCGTCCACGCCGCGCTCGACGGCCTCGACGAGGAGCTCTCGGGAGTGTTCGTCCTCTACCAGACCGGCGGGTACGGCATCGAACCGATCACGTACGTCCTCGGCCCGGACGCCCCCACGGTGGCCGAGACCGTCCGGACGCTCCTGTGACCATGACCGACGACACGTCCCCGTGACCGTGACCGACCGCACCACCCGTGAGCGAGCCCTGACCGACGGCGGCGTCGCCACGACGCAGGCGTTTTACACCCGGTGGGCCCGGCTGTACGACGCCGTCGCGCGGCGGACGCCGGGCGTCGGCGGGCTCCGCGAACGCGCGGCCGACCGCCTCGCGCCCGAAGCGGGCGACGTGGTCGTCGATATGGGCTGTGGCACCGGCGCGAACCTGCCGTACTTCCGCACGCGGGTCGGCACCACGGGACGGGTGCTCGGCGTCGACTTCACGCCTGGCGTCCTCGGCATCGCGCGCGACCGCCTCGCCGACCTCGACGGCGTCGGCGTCGTCCGCGGCGACGCCACCCGCCCGCCCGTCCGCGAGGCCGACGCCGTGTTCGCCTCGTTCGTCTCGGGCATGCTCGCGGAGCCCGCACACGCGGTGCGGACGTGGGCCGACATCGTCGGACCGGGCGGGCGGCTCGGCCTCCTCGATCTCGCGCGGAGCACCCGGCCCGTCGGTCGTCCGCTCAACGACCTCTTCGGGCTGGTCGTCCGTGGCACCTCGCCGCCGGGGACGCGCTCGCGACTCGACGAGGCCCCCGCGGCAGTGCTCGATCGACGGGTCGTCGCCGCCCACCGCGCGCTCTTCGAGCTCTGTGAGGAGGTCGAACACGAGACGCACGCGCTGGGCTACGCGCGGTTGAGCGTCGGCACCGTCGCCGACACCGACCCCGCGTCCGACACGGACCACGCCGATGTGCGGCGACCGTGACGCCACACCGATGAGTTCGCTGACGTGATTTTCGTGGCCGTCGACCGCGCAACCGGCCGGTTTTCGCCGACGGACAGGTGCTGGTTTTTTAATCGGCTCCGTCGTGTGTACGTCCGCCATGGGCTACGTTGTGAAAATGCCGAAGCTGGGAATGGACATGGATCAGGGCACCATCGTCGAGTGGCTTGTCGACGAGGGCGACGAGGTGGAGTCGGGTCAGGTTGTCGCCGAGATCGAGTCGGAGAAGACGACCGGTGAGATTAAAGTCCGCGAGGACGGCGTGCTCCGGGCGATCCTCCTCGACACGGGCGACAGCGTCGAGCCGGGCGGCGACGTCGCGGTCGTCGGCGGCCCTGACGAGGACATCTCCGATCTCGTCTCCGGCGCGGGCGGCGAAGCGACCGCCGAACCGGAGGCCGCCGCCGAGGCGTCCGCGGACGACAACTCGTCACCCGCGGAGGCGAGTCTCGACGGCCCCTCGGCGGTCTCCGAAAGCGGGTCGGGCGGAGGTGCGAGCGCCGAGTCGGTGAAAGCGACACCGCGAGCCAAGAAACGCGCCGAGGAACTCGACGTCGACCTGACGACCGTCGAGGGGACAGGGCCGCAAGGATCCGTCTCCGAGGAGGACGTCGAGGCCGCCGCGGAAGGCGGCGAGGGCGCGGCCGCGGGGTCGGTGAAAGCGACGCCGCGAGCCAAGAAACGCGCCGAGGAACTCGGCGTCGACCTCGCGGGCGTCAAGGGGACTGGACCGCAGGGTGCGGTTTCGGAGGAGGACGTCGAGGCCGCCGCGGAGACCGCTGCCGAACCCGCCGCTGAACCCGACGCGGAGTCGGCAGCCGAGACCGGCGGGGAAGGCCGGGTCTTCGCCCCGCCGCGGGTCCGGCGTCTCGCCCGGGAACTGGGCGTCGACCTCGAAACCGTCGAGGGGTCGGGGCCGAGCGGTGCCATCACGGAGGCGGACGTCCGTGCGGTCGGGAACGGCGAGGCTGCCGACGCGGAGGCGGCGACGGAGACGGCTGACGACACCGGCACGCGGGACGAGGAGCGCCCCCTGAGCGGGATGCGCCGCACCATCGCCAACCGTCTCGGGCAGAGCGACCGCGAAGCGGTCCACGTCACGGAACACCGCGGGGCCGACGCCGAGGAGATGCTGGCCGCGGCCGACGCCGCGAACGACGCCCTCGGGGTGAAAGTGAGCGTCAACGACGTCCTCCTGCTCGCGCTCTCGGCGGCGCTCGACGAGCACCCGGCGTTCAACGCCACGTTCGAAGAGGACGTCCACCGACTCCACCGGACGCAGGACATCTGTCTCGCCATCGACATCGACGAGGGGCTCATCGCCCCCGTCGTGCGGAACGTGGGCGAACTCTCCCTGGTCGAACTCGCCGAGAAGCGCCGCGCCATGACGGAAAAAGCGCTCTCCGGGGACTACACGATGGAGGACCTCTCGGGCGGGACGTTCACCGTCTCGAACCTCGGCGTCCTGGGCGTGGAGTCGTTCGATCCGGTCATCAACCCGCCGCAGGTGGCGATCCTCGGCGTGAACACGATCAAGAAGGAGGTGGTGCCAGTCGGGGACGACGAGGTCGGCGTCCGCAAGCGTATCTCCTTCGACCTCTCGTTCGACCACCGGATCGTCGACGGGGCGGACGCGGCGCGGTTCCTGAACTCGCTCGTGGAACACGTCGAAAACCCCTGGCCGCTCGTCATCGGCGCGAACGGGCGCTGAGTCGCTGCGCTACTCGGGGTACGTCCGGTCCGGATCGGGCATCGCCTCGAGGTTCGTCGCCGTCTCGAAGGTCACGCCGTTCAGCTGTTCTTGGGTGTCGAAGTACCAGTACGGCGTCTCGCCGTAGACGCCGCTCTGGAGGACGGGCATGCCGGCGTCCTCGAACGTCTCGACGACGGCCTCGGTGTCGTCGAACGCGAAGCAGGCGACGTGGTGGAGTCCCTCGCCGTGTTCGTCGAGGTGTTCGGTGTAGATACTCGGTCCCTCCAGCGGTTCGATGAGTTCGATCATCGTGTCGCCGGCGAACGTCAGCGCGAGGATCATCGAGTAGTCGTGCGGCTCCCCTCTGTACGTCGTGTCGGTCAGCGTCGGCGGCTCGAACCGGTAGACGTCCCACGGCCCGAGGCCGAGGAGCCCGCCGAAGCGGTCCATGCCGTCGTCGATATCCCTGACGACGAATGCGATCTGGGTAATCTCGGGGATCTCGATACCGAGGTCTGGAACTGTCGGATCCATACCCGTCGTTCGCCGTCGAGGGGGATATACTTCTACGCAAACATAACGGTAATTCAGGAACGTGTGACGGTCGGCGGCGAGCTCAGTGCCGCCGGAAGTAGCCGTCTCGCGCGGCGTGTTCGTACACCGCGTCGATGTCGACCACCCACGGCCCGTCCGCGATGGGCCGCACGTCGATGACGGCCTCCCTGACCTCGAGTTCGCGCTCGCCGTCGACCGAGACGACGCCGCGCGGGAGTTCGAACGTCATCGGCTGGTCGTCGTCCAGTCGTTCCCACTCCCGGACGCCGAGGCGTTCGACGACGCCGGGGACGGTGATCGCGTCGACCTGTTCCGGACAGTCCTCGGCCGCGCCGAGTCGGTAGCCGATCCCGCCCGACCGGTCGGGCGGGTGGACCGCGAGGCCGCCCGCGATGCCCGACAGGCCGATCTCGGTCGGGAAGGCCCGCGAGACGACGCCGCCGACGATCTTCTCGGCGTCGAGGATCGCGCGGGTCCCGATGAACTTGTGATCGAGCAGTCCGAGCGTCGCCAGTCCACGGACGCTGCGTTCGCCGTTCGCCGTGTCCGCGACCGCCTCGACCATCCCGTGTCGGTACGTCGTCTCCGACCGCGGGACCGCCCCCGTCGCCACCAGGCCGGCGGCACCGCCGGCGACGGTTCCGTCGACGGCGTTGGGGAACACGTTGTTCGTCCCGGTCGAGACGCTTACCAGCGGTACGTCACCCGAGGTGTGGGCGACATCTCTGTTCGTTCCGTCTCCGCCGAGGACGACGATCGCGTCCGCCTCGTCGGCGAATATCTCCGCTGCTCGCCTCGAGTCCTGGCCGTCGCCGCCGACGGTCATGTCGAGCAGGCTGATGTCGAGTTCGTCGGGGCCGCGGCTGACGAGTTTCTGGCCGAGGCTCCCGCGGTCGGGCATGACCAGCACCTCGATGTCGTCCGCGAGCGTCAGCCCAGAGAGGACGCACTCGGCGGTCCGACGTTTCTCGTAGTCGTCGCTGACGCTCGCACCGCCGGTGAGGCGGCGGATGTCGCGGCCCGCAGCGGGATTGACGACCAGACCGACTGTCGCGCCCACTCAGACCACGCGGTCGATGGCCGCGCGGACGTCCTCGGCGTGCGGGAGGATCTCCTCTTCGAGCGCGGGACTGAACGGGATGTGCGTGTCCGCGACGCCGACGCGCTGGATGGGCGCGTCGAGGCTGAAGAAGCCCTCCTCCTGGACGCGCGCGACGACCTCTGCGTGGGTCCCGTACGAGAGCGGGCTCTCGTCGGCGACGACGAGGCGGCCCGTCTTCTCGACGCTCTTCAGGAGCGTATCGGTGTCCATCGGGTACAGCGACATGAGGTCGATCACTTCGACGCTCGTCTCGCCCGCCAGTTCCTCGGCGAGGTCGAGCGACTCACCGACCATCCGCTGCGTGGCGACGACGGTCACGTCATCGCCCTCGCGCTCGACGCTCGCGGTGCCGAGTGGGATGGTGTACTCCTCGCTGACCGGGACTTCGCCCTCGTTCTCGTAGATCTGCTTGTTCTCGAAGATGATGACCGGGTCGTCCGAGCGGATCGCGGACTTGGTCAGGCCCTTCGCCGCGTGGGCCGTCCCGGGCGCGACAGCCATGATGCCCGGGAGATGCGCGAACCAGGTATGGATCGTTCCCGAATGCTGGCTGGCCGCACCCATGCCGCCACCCTCGGTGGTCCGGATGGTGACCGGCATCTCGGTCTTCCCGCCGAACATGTAGCGGTTCTTCGCCATCTGGTTGAGGATCTGCTCGGAGCAGACACCCATGAAGTCCGAGAACATGATCTCCACGACGGGGCGGGTGCCGGTCGCGGCCGCACCGACGGCCGCGCCGGTGAACCCGGCCTCGCTGATGGGTGTGTCTCGCACCCGCGTCTCGCCGAACTGTTCGACGAGGTCGCCCGTCACGCCGAGGACGCCGCCGAACGTGCCGACGTCTTCGCCCATGACGTAGACGTCCTCGTCGCGTTCCAGCTCTTCGCGAAGCGCCTGCCGGATCGCCTCACGGACGGTCATCGTCTCGGTGTCTGAGAAGCCCTCGCCGCTTGCGGTGTCTGTGCTCATTATCGCTCACCTCCGTCGGCGCGCATCCGCGCCGCAAAGTCGTTGATCTCGGGGACGTTCGCGTTGAACATGTCCTCGTACGCCTCCGACGGGTCGGGGTAGTCCGCTGCCTTCGCCCGCTCGGCGTGGTCTTCGATCTCGGCCTCGATCTCGTCGCGCATCTCCTCGAACTCGTCTTGGGTGACGGCACCCGCCTCCACCAGGCGGTTCTTGAACGTCTCGATGGCGTCGCGGTCCTTCCAGAGATCGATGTCCTCCTCCGTTCGGTAGGGCTGGTGGTCGCCCTCGAAGTGTCCCTCGTACCGATACGTGTCGGCCTCGATGAACGTCGGTCCCTCGCCGTTTGCCGCGCGCTCGCGGGCCTCCTTCACGGCTTCGTACACCGCAGTGACGTCCATCCCGTCCACGGTGAAGCCGGGGATGTCGTACGCCTCGGCCGTCGCCGACAGATGCTCGACGTTGTGCTGGTCCTCCATCGCCGTCGCCTCGCCGAAGTGGTTGTTCTCGACGACGAACACGGCGGGGAGATCCCACGTCGCCGCGAGGTTGATCCCCTCGTGGACCTGCCCCTGGGCGACGGCACCGTCACCGAAGAACGCCAGCGCGACCTTGTCCTCGCCCTTGTACTGGGCGGTCAGTGCCGCACCGGTCGCCAGCGGTGGACCGGCCCCGACGATGCCGTTCGCGCCGAGCATCCCTGCGTCCACGTCGGCGATGTGCATCGACCCACCCTTGCCGTTGCAGTAGCCGTCTCGCTTGCCGTAGAGCTCGGCCATCATCTTGTACGTGTCGAGCCCTTTCGCGATACAGTGACCGTGCCCACGGTGGGTGCTGGTGATGTAGTCTTGCTCTTCCAGCGCGGAGATCGCCCCGACCCCCACTGCTTCCTCGCCGATGTACAGGTGAACGAACCCTGGGAGTTCGCCGTCGGCGAACAGTTCTCCAGCCTTCGTGTCAAAAGCCCTGATAGTCAACATTCGGCGGAGGATCTCCCGCTGTCCGTCCTCCGTCTCGATGTCTATGGATACCATGCATCCGTAGGGACTCTTCCGACCCTCATAATAGTTCGTACAAATAATAGATATCTGTAAGTAATTGAGGTGTATTAATGCCTGACTGCGCGTTACTACCAGATTATACATCCGACTTATTATTCCGGGCGTACACGAGCGAGCAACGCTTTTCGGTCGCCGTCCCGTTCGATCGCGTATGCAGACCACTTCTGCGGTGAGACGATGGCGGTGAGACGATGAACATGCTCGTCGACGGCGAGTGGCGCGTCGACGCGTACGAATCGACGACCGACGACGGCGAGTTCGACCGTCAAGAAACCGCTTTCCGGGGGTGGGTCGGCGGCGACGGCGTTCGCGAGGGTGCCAACCCGGACCCCGACTCCGCGTTCTCCGTGGAGCCCGGCCGGTACCACCTGTACATCTGTCGGGCCTGCCCGTGGGCACACCGCGCGGCGATGACCCGGGCGCTGAAAGGTCTCGAAGACGTGGTGTCGCTCTCGCTCGTCGAGCCCGTCCGGATCGACGACGGCTGGGAGTTCTCCGAGGAGTACCCCGATCCGCTCTTCGACGAACCGTACCTCCGCGACATCTACACCCGCGCCGACCCCGAGTTCACCGGACGCGTGACGGTGCCCGTCCTCTGGGACAAACAAGAAGAGACGATCGTCAACAACGAGTCCCGCGAGATCATGCGGATGCTGAACGTCGCGTTCGACGACCTGGCGGAGCGGGACGTCGACCTCTGGCCCGGAGAACATCGACAGGAGGTCGAACGGCTCATCGACGAAATCTACGAGCCGATCAACAACGGCGTCTACCGCGCGGGGTTCGCCGGCTCGCAGGCGGCGTACGACCGCGCCGTGAACGAACTGTTCGACGCCCTCGACGAGTACGAGGAGCTCCTCGGCGACCAGCGGTATCTCGCCGGCGACGTCCTCACCGAGGCCGACGTGGCCATGTTCGTGACGCTGGTCCGGTTCGACCACGTCTACCACACCCACTTCAAATGCAACCGCCGGGCGATCCACGAGTACCCGAACCTCTGGAACTACACGAAGGAGCTCTCCCAACTGCCGGGGGTGGCGGAGACGGTGAACGTGCAACACATCGTCGAGCACTACTACCGGAGCCACGGCGACGTGAACCCCTCGCGACTCGTGCCGACCGGGCCGGAGATCGACTTCACCGAGCCACACGACCGCGCTCGCCTCCCCGGCGGCCCGCCCGCCGATCTCGCGGACGCGGCCGCACCCGCGGACGACTGAGCGGTCAAAAGCGAGGCCGAAGGGCGGTCCGATTCTACCGGAGAGCGGTCGAGGCCACGGGCCGTCGGCGCGGTGCGGACGGCGTTGCCAGCACGGCGCGGCAGCCACACCGGAGCGGCCGATCGATCAGTCCAGTTCGCGGACCAGCACGTCCCGGAGCTCGCGGATCGCGTCGTGGTCGTACGTCACCGTCTCGCCGCCGCAGTCGAGCGTCAGCGTCCCGTCCGTGGTCGCCTCGCCGACCGCGGAGACCGCGGCGACGCCCTCGAACCGCGCGCGAACGGCTGCCGGGTCGATCGTCTCGACGACCGCGCGGCCGGGCGTCTCGTCGAACAGCGTTTCGATGGAATCGACGGCCGCAGTGACGCCCGCGTCGGGACCGACCATCTCGGCGAGCGTCACCGCGAGCCCGCCGTGGCTCACGTCGTGGACCGCCAGCGTCGACTCCGCGCTCGCGACCGCCGCGAGCGCGTCGACGACCGCCGCGGGCTCGTCGGGGAGTGCGGGGAACCGGTCGGTCCCGCCCTGCCGTGCGAGGTACTCCGAGCCGCCGAGCGCGTTCCCCGGGTCACCGACGACGAGAAGCGTCCCCTCGCCTGCGACCGAGGCCGGCGGTGCGGCGACGGTGTCCGAGATGCCGACCATCGCGAGCGTCGGCGTCGGCGGGATCGGTCCCGTCGCGGAGTCGTTGTACAGCGAGACGTTCCCGCCGACGACCGGAACCGACAGCGTCCGACACATGTCCGCGAGGCCGTCGACGACGCCCGTGAACCCGCCGTACACGTCGGGCTTCTCGGGGTTGCCGCCGTTGAGGCAGTCGACCGCGGCGAGCGGGCGCGCACCCTTCGCCGCGAGGTTCGTCGCGTTCTCCAGCGCGACGGCGCGCGCGCCCTCGTACGGCGCGGCGCTCGTCCAGTTCGGGTCCGCACCCGCCGAGAGCGCGAGCCCCTTGCCGATCTCCCTGATCGCCAGCAGGGCCGCGTCGTCGCCCGGCCGAACGGCCGTGCGGTTGCCGACCTCGTGGTCGTACTGGCGGTACACCCACCGTTTCGACGCCGTGTTCGGGCTGCCGACGACGGCCTCGACCGCCGCGGCCAGTTCCGCGTCGGGCAGGGACGGCTCGGGCGCCGCCGGCGCGACCGACTCGAGGTCGTTCATCGGCGCGCCGTCGGCCAGGAACTCGGCGGGCACGTCGACGACCCGATCGCCTTCGAAGGTACAGACGTAGTTGCCCTCCGTGACCTCGCCGATGACCGAACAGCCGAGGTCGTATCTGGTCGCCAGTTCGCGGACGCGCTCGACGTCGTCGGGGGCGACCTCGTAACACATCCGCTCCTGAGACTCGGCGAGGAGGATCTCGAGGGCGTTCATGTTCGGCTCGCGCTGGTGGACCCGGTCGAGTTCGATCCGCGCGCCGAAGCCGCCCTTGGCGATCAGTTCCGAGGAGGCACCGCCGAGCCCCGCCGCCCCGAGGTCGCGCGCGGCGCGGACGAGACCCTCGTCGACGAGCGCCTCGTTGCACTCGACGAGGAGCTTCTCCGCGTAGGGGTCGCCGACCTGCACGGCCGGGCGGTCCTCGGTTTCGGCGTCCTCGCTGAGGTCCTCGCTGGCGAAGGAGGCACCGCCGAGGCCGTCTCTCCCCGTCGCGTTGCCGACGAGGACGAGCTTGTTTCCGACGGACTGGGCCTCGGCGGTGACGAGACGCTCGGGCGAGAGCAGGCCGACGCAGGCGACGTTGACCAGGGGGTTGCCCTCGTAGTCGGGGTGGAAACAGACGCTCCCGCCCACCGTTGGAACACCGATACAGTTGCCGTAGTGGCTGATGCCGTCGACCACCCCTTCGAGGAGGTACCGCGAGTGGTCGTGGTCGAAGTCGCCGAAGTACAGCGAGTCGGTGAGCGCGATCGGGTACGCGCCCATCGACAGCGTGTCGCGGACGATGCCGCCGACGCCCGTCGCGGCACCGTCGAACGGGTCGACGTACGAGGGATGGTTGTGGCTCTCGATGCCCAGTGTGATGTACAGGTCGTCGGCGTCGTCGGTGGGGAGTGCGACGACGGCGGCGTCGTCGCCGGGGCCGACGACCACCTGCTCGCCCTCGCTCTCGAACGCCGAGAGCAAGGGCCGAGAGGAGCGGTACGCGCAGTGTTCGCTCCAGAGGTTCTCGAAGAGAGCGGCCTCGGCCGCCGTGGGGGCGCGGCCGAGTTCCCGCTCGACAATCGCGCGGTCCGAATCGCGGAGGCTCATTCACTTCCCTGTCGATCCCGTCCCCATTAATGCGTTTCTGTACGCACGTTCGTGGATACTCTCGGCCGTCGCCGGCCCTCTCGCGATCCACGCACGGGCGGGATCGAGCTATATACCACGGGGCCGTGGCGGGGGACATGCGCTTCGACACCAGCGCCCAGCTGTCCGCGGCCGACGCGACGGGGTGGCGACGGGGCCTCTACGACGACATCCAGGCCACGTTCCGCGCGCCGGTCGTCAACTGGATCTTCCGGACGCTCGCGGCGAACGACACCGAGCTCACCCGATATCTCTGGGGGCAGCTCAAGCCCGTCTTCGAGACGCGGGCGTGCGGTGAGGCGTGTGCCGCCTACCGCGACGCGGTGCTGGAGCCGTTCACCGACGACCGGCCCCGGTACCGCGCCACCGACCTCGGCTGTGCCCCGTGGGCCTGGCGCGAACTCCGCGGCCAGCTCCGGACGTTCGACACCGTCGCCCCGCGGCTGGCGCTCGCGTTCGAGCTGCTCTACCGCTCGCTCCACGACGAGCCGGTCGGGACGGAGCCGCGGACGGACGCCGCCGCGACCGCGCCGCTCCCGGACGGGTTCGACGGCGACCGCGGGCTGGAGCCGACGATGGCGGCGTTCGACGACCCGCCCGCGGCGGTCGCGGAGACGGTCGCGGCGGTGCAGGCGTTCCACGGCTTCGACGAGGGGCTCCCGTCGGTCTACCGCTGTCTGGTCCAGTGGCCGACGGCGTTCACCCGGCTGTGGGACGACGTCGAACCGCTCGTGCGGTCGGGGGCGTTCGAGACGGCGTGTGCGGACGCTCGCGCGGTCGCCGTCGAGTTCGCCGAGTCGACGCCGTACGCGCCGGGCGTGACGCCCGCGGCGCTCGCGGCGGCGGGGTTCGACGGGGAGACGATCACGGCCGTCCGGGCGCTGTTCGACGAGTTCGCACGGGGGCCGGTCGAGACGGTGCTGCCGGCCGTGCCGCTGTTCGCGGCGAGCGTCGGCGCGGGCCTCAGGAAATCGTAGCGTCGGCGAACGCCGCGGTGGGCTCGTCGCGGATGCCGAGCGCGTCCGAGAGGAGCGTCTGTTCGGCCTTGCGGAGGTGTTCGTGGAGCGTCGCCCGAGAGATCCCGAGCTCGGCGGCCAGTTCCTCGCTTTTTACCTCGCGAGGCCACTCGTAGTAGCCCGCCTGGAGCGCGTGCATGACGACCGTGCGCTGGCGCTCGGTGAGTTCCCCCTGTCGGTCGCCCATCTTCTCGAGGCGGCCGAGCGACACCGTCCCGATCTC
This Salinigranum marinum DNA region includes the following protein-coding sequences:
- a CDS encoding class I SAM-dependent methyltransferase is translated as MTVTDRTTRERALTDGGVATTQAFYTRWARLYDAVARRTPGVGGLRERAADRLAPEAGDVVVDMGCGTGANLPYFRTRVGTTGRVLGVDFTPGVLGIARDRLADLDGVGVVRGDATRPPVREADAVFASFVSGMLAEPAHAVRTWADIVGPGGRLGLLDLARSTRPVGRPLNDLFGLVVRGTSPPGTRSRLDEAPAAVLDRRVVAAHRALFELCEEVEHETHALGYARLSVGTVADTDPASDTDHADVRRP
- a CDS encoding 2-oxo acid dehydrogenase subunit E2 — translated: MPKLGMDMDQGTIVEWLVDEGDEVESGQVVAEIESEKTTGEIKVREDGVLRAILLDTGDSVEPGGDVAVVGGPDEDISDLVSGAGGEATAEPEAAAEASADDNSSPAEASLDGPSAVSESGSGGGASAESVKATPRAKKRAEELDVDLTTVEGTGPQGSVSEEDVEAAAEGGEGAAAGSVKATPRAKKRAEELGVDLAGVKGTGPQGAVSEEDVEAAAETAAEPAAEPDAESAAETGGEGRVFAPPRVRRLARELGVDLETVEGSGPSGAITEADVRAVGNGEAADAEAATETADDTGTRDEERPLSGMRRTIANRLGQSDREAVHVTEHRGADAEEMLAAADAANDALGVKVSVNDVLLLALSAALDEHPAFNATFEEDVHRLHRTQDICLAIDIDEGLIAPVVRNVGELSLVELAEKRRAMTEKALSGDYTMEDLSGGTFTVSNLGVLGVESFDPVINPPQVAILGVNTIKKEVVPVGDDEVGVRKRISFDLSFDHRIVDGADAARFLNSLVEHVENPWPLVIGANGR
- a CDS encoding VOC family protein, whose amino-acid sequence is MDPTVPDLGIEIPEITQIAFVVRDIDDGMDRFGGLLGLGPWDVYRFEPPTLTDTTYRGEPHDYSMILALTFAGDTMIELIEPLEGPSIYTEHLDEHGEGLHHVACFAFDDTEAVVETFEDAGMPVLQSGVYGETPYWYFDTQEQLNGVTFETATNLEAMPDPDRTYPE
- a CDS encoding thiamine-phosphate synthase family protein, encoding MKFIEEVVVEEFLPTFRSMLAEDLRERGLTQSEVASALGISQSAVSKYAHGDVARNERIAADERVHDLVERVGAGLASGDMTRVQALVESEVLVRRLEAGDLLADLHEAAMPELAAVDHARIHDPDSAVRATERVRSSVRRGVRSLTNASGFSSLIPNVGANLVECLPEATTIDDVAAVPGRIFDVKGRATVPGDPEFGVSEYVASVLLAAREHAPARAAVNVRYEPGLVDDLRAAGHACVEFAPEDDGEIGGVHAALDGLDEELSGVFVLYQTGGYGIEPITYVLGPDAPTVAETVRTLL
- a CDS encoding NAD(+)/NADH kinase — translated: MGATVGLVVNPAAGRDIRRLTGGASVSDDYEKRRTAECVLSGLTLADDIEVLVMPDRGSLGQKLVSRGPDELDISLLDMTVGGDGQDSRRAAEIFADEADAIVVLGGDGTNRDVAHTSGDVPLVSVSTGTNNVFPNAVDGTVAGGAAGLVATGAVPRSETTYRHGMVEAVADTANGERSVRGLATLGLLDHKFIGTRAILDAEKIVGGVVSRAFPTEIGLSGIAGGLAVHPPDRSGGIGYRLGAAEDCPEQVDAITVPGVVERLGVREWERLDDDQPMTFELPRGVVSVDGERELEVREAVIDVRPIADGPWVVDIDAVYEHAARDGYFRRH
- a CDS encoding thiamine pyrophosphate-dependent dehydrogenase E1 component subunit alpha is translated as MVSIDIETEDGQREILRRMLTIRAFDTKAGELFADGELPGFVHLYIGEEAVGVGAISALEEQDYITSTHRGHGHCIAKGLDTYKMMAELYGKRDGYCNGKGGSMHIADVDAGMLGANGIVGAGPPLATGAALTAQYKGEDKVALAFFGDGAVAQGQVHEGINLAATWDLPAVFVVENNHFGEATAMEDQHNVEHLSATAEAYDIPGFTVDGMDVTAVYEAVKEARERAANGEGPTFIEADTYRYEGHFEGDHQPYRTEEDIDLWKDRDAIETFKNRLVEAGAVTQDEFEEMRDEIEAEIEDHAERAKAADYPDPSEAYEDMFNANVPEINDFAARMRADGGER
- the purL gene encoding phosphoribosylformylglycinamidine synthase subunit PurL produces the protein MSLRDSDRAIVERELGRAPTAAEAALFENLWSEHCAYRSSRPLLSAFESEGEQVVVGPGDDAAVVALPTDDADDLYITLGIESHNHPSYVDPFDGAATGVGGIVRDTLSMGAYPIALTDSLYFGDFDHDHSRYLLEGVVDGISHYGNCIGVPTVGGSVCFHPDYEGNPLVNVACVGLLSPERLVTAEAQSVGNKLVLVGNATGRDGLGGASFASEDLSEDAETEDRPAVQVGDPYAEKLLVECNEALVDEGLVRAARDLGAAGLGGASSELIAKGGFGARIELDRVHQREPNMNALEILLAESQERMCYEVAPDDVERVRELATRYDLGCSVIGEVTEGNYVCTFEGDRVVDVPAEFLADGAPMNDLESVAPAAPEPSLPDAELAAAVEAVVGSPNTASKRWVYRQYDHEVGNRTAVRPGDDAALLAIREIGKGLALSAGADPNWTSAAPYEGARAVALENATNLAAKGARPLAAVDCLNGGNPEKPDVYGGFTGVVDGLADMCRTLSVPVVGGNVSLYNDSATGPIPPTPTLAMVGISDTVAAPPASVAGEGTLLVVGDPGNALGGSEYLARQGGTDRFPALPDEPAAVVDALAAVASAESTLAVHDVSHGGLAVTLAEMVGPDAGVTAAVDSIETLFDETPGRAVVETIDPAAVRARFEGVAAVSAVGEATTDGTLTLDCGGETVTYDHDAIRELRDVLVRELD
- a CDS encoding glutathione S-transferase family protein, whose amino-acid sequence is MNMLVDGEWRVDAYESTTDDGEFDRQETAFRGWVGGDGVREGANPDPDSAFSVEPGRYHLYICRACPWAHRAAMTRALKGLEDVVSLSLVEPVRIDDGWEFSEEYPDPLFDEPYLRDIYTRADPEFTGRVTVPVLWDKQEETIVNNESREIMRMLNVAFDDLAERDVDLWPGEHRQEVERLIDEIYEPINNGVYRAGFAGSQAAYDRAVNELFDALDEYEELLGDQRYLAGDVLTEADVAMFVTLVRFDHVYHTHFKCNRRAIHEYPNLWNYTKELSQLPGVAETVNVQHIVEHYYRSHGDVNPSRLVPTGPEIDFTEPHDRARLPGGPPADLADAAAPADD
- a CDS encoding alpha-ketoacid dehydrogenase subunit beta; this translates as MSTDTASGEGFSDTETMTVREAIRQALREELERDEDVYVMGEDVGTFGGVLGVTGDLVEQFGETRVRDTPISEAGFTGAAVGAAATGTRPVVEIMFSDFMGVCSEQILNQMAKNRYMFGGKTEMPVTIRTTEGGGMGAASQHSGTIHTWFAHLPGIMAVAPGTAHAAKGLTKSAIRSDDPVIIFENKQIYENEGEVPVSEEYTIPLGTASVEREGDDVTVVATQRMVGESLDLAEELAGETSVEVIDLMSLYPMDTDTLLKSVEKTGRLVVADESPLSYGTHAEVVARVQEEGFFSLDAPIQRVGVADTHIPFSPALEEEILPHAEDVRAAIDRVV